In Deinococcus sp. QL22, the following are encoded in one genomic region:
- a CDS encoding N-acyl homoserine lactonase family protein, giving the protein MSQNAVKRLYLMQVGGMPEYQIPIVCYLVQMEDGHNVLIDTGLPEIIPEEGSDFENGQDVTLQLASIGLTPDDIDTVISTHYDLDHAGRHAAFRAAQYVVQRVHHLDAATNPRFAATRPEWDQPPERVRLVDGDMELLPGLELIETSGHVPGHQSVLVRLPNTGTVLLPIDAVSFGKDFTRDEQDDGSNPDAEAIRVSTIKLLDLVEREQIGLVIFGHDQAQWAGLKTLPEYYD; this is encoded by the coding sequence ATGAGCCAGAATGCTGTGAAGCGTTTGTATCTGATGCAGGTAGGAGGCATGCCGGAGTACCAGATTCCGATTGTGTGCTACTTGGTGCAGATGGAGGACGGCCACAATGTCCTGATCGACACTGGCCTGCCAGAGATCATCCCGGAAGAAGGCTCCGACTTCGAGAATGGGCAGGACGTGACCCTACAGTTGGCGAGCATTGGCCTGACACCAGACGACATTGATACCGTCATTTCGACGCATTACGATCTTGACCATGCCGGAAGACACGCGGCCTTCAGGGCAGCGCAGTACGTGGTTCAGCGTGTGCATCATTTGGACGCGGCGACCAATCCCCGTTTTGCGGCCACTCGGCCCGAATGGGATCAGCCCCCAGAGCGCGTCCGGCTGGTGGACGGAGATATGGAGCTGTTACCGGGGCTGGAGCTGATCGAGACGAGCGGGCATGTGCCGGGCCATCAATCGGTACTGGTGCGGCTGCCCAATACAGGGACGGTGTTGTTGCCCATAGACGCAGTTTCCTTCGGCAAAGACTTCACGCGTGACGAGCAGGATGACGGAAGCAACCCGGACGCCGAGGCAATCCGCGTCAGCACCATCAAGCTGCTTGATCTGGTGGAACGCGAGCAGATCGGGCTGGTCATTTTCGGGCACGACCAAGCACAGTGGGCAGGGCTGAAAACGCTGCCGGAGTATTACGATTGA
- a CDS encoding chorismate-binding protein, producing MHAPGMVLLESLGPEVDYGRYSYLSAWPARVQTQLPAQLSGDEVFPAWLGGLKYEAAREFGLETHGSDGASAWWGFYPSGLVWDRQAGTLTVVGEAGHVDWAAVLAHAPASVPALHVGPFGADDVAYPDGVRAVQDLIRAGEVYQVNLSRGVRAAAAGDPLAAYLRLRDVNPSPFMAFLDMGSEVVVSCSPERLVLWEGDTLSARPIAGTRRRGDTPAEDAALEAELRSSAKEQAEHTMLVDLVRHDLGAVAVAGTVAVPDLMLVERYSHVMHLVSEVTATARPGISLRDVLAATFPGGTITGAPKARVMEAIRALEPGPRGWYTGGVGIVSGARVDLNILIRTAAFVQDTEGWTVAVRAGGGTVIDADADAEARETVHKAQALLGVLADVPGRAAQAPALPVSGRAWQSPPAASSAGRGLRVLLLDNQDSFTWNLAHDLWVLGAHVDVRSQDELAETLLASRPDAVLVGPGPGTPDSSGCTLPLTRLCLERQIPLLGVCLGHQALGQILGGKVERAAPVHGRPEAVQHRGTGLFADIPDGAEFGRYHSLVVRSLRPELVSARSADSSEIMALHAADAPAWGVQFHPESILSPFGRVVLGNWLKMSRAWEHQ from the coding sequence ATGCACGCGCCGGGCATGGTGCTGCTGGAATCGCTGGGGCCAGAGGTAGACTATGGACGCTATTCCTACCTGAGCGCTTGGCCTGCGCGCGTGCAAACCCAATTGCCCGCACAGCTCAGCGGGGATGAAGTGTTCCCGGCATGGCTGGGTGGCCTGAAATATGAGGCGGCGCGGGAGTTTGGGCTGGAGACACACGGCTCAGACGGCGCTTCAGCTTGGTGGGGCTTCTATCCCAGCGGTCTGGTGTGGGACAGACAGGCAGGCACGCTGACAGTGGTGGGTGAGGCGGGGCATGTGGACTGGGCGGCGGTGCTGGCCCACGCCCCAGCTTCAGTTCCGGCGCTGCATGTAGGGCCATTCGGAGCCGATGATGTGGCTTATCCGGACGGTGTGCGGGCCGTGCAAGACCTGATCCGGGCGGGCGAGGTCTATCAGGTGAATCTGTCGCGGGGGGTGCGGGCGGCGGCGGCGGGCGATCCTCTGGCGGCCTATTTGCGCCTGCGGGACGTGAATCCCAGCCCCTTCATGGCGTTCTTAGATATGGGGTCAGAAGTGGTGGTGTCGTGCAGCCCCGAACGTTTGGTGCTGTGGGAGGGCGATACGTTGTCGGCCCGCCCGATTGCAGGCACGCGGCGGCGCGGCGACACACCCGCAGAGGACGCCGCACTGGAAGCCGAACTGCGTTCCAGCGCCAAAGAACAGGCCGAACACACGATGTTGGTCGATCTGGTGCGTCACGATCTGGGCGCAGTGGCGGTGGCTGGCACGGTGGCCGTGCCCGACTTGATGCTGGTGGAACGCTACAGCCACGTCATGCATCTGGTGTCGGAAGTGACGGCCACCGCCCGCCCCGGCATCAGTTTGCGCGACGTACTGGCGGCCACTTTTCCCGGCGGCACGATTACCGGCGCACCCAAAGCCCGTGTGATGGAGGCGATTCGGGCGCTGGAGCCGGGGCCGCGTGGCTGGTACACCGGCGGCGTCGGGATCGTATCAGGGGCGCGGGTAGACCTGAACATCCTGATTCGCACGGCTGCCTTTGTGCAAGATACTGAAGGCTGGACGGTAGCGGTGCGGGCAGGCGGAGGCACGGTCATAGATGCCGACGCCGACGCCGAAGCGCGGGAAACAGTTCATAAGGCCCAGGCGCTTTTGGGCGTGCTGGCCGATGTGCCGGGGCGAGCGGCGCAGGCTCCAGCCCTGCCGGTGTCAGGGCGGGCGTGGCAGTCGCCCCCAGCAGCCTCGTCTGCGGGCAGGGGCCTGCGTGTGTTGCTGCTGGACAACCAGGATTCGTTTACGTGGAATCTGGCCCATGATCTATGGGTGCTGGGCGCACATGTAGACGTGCGTTCGCAGGATGAGCTGGCTGAAACGTTGCTGGCTTCCCGGCCTGACGCCGTGCTGGTCGGCCCTGGCCCCGGCACACCCGATTCCAGCGGCTGCACATTGCCCCTGACCCGGTTGTGTCTGGAACGGCAAATTCCGCTGTTGGGCGTGTGCCTCGGTCATCAGGCGTTGGGGCAAATTCTGGGGGGCAAAGTAGAACGGGCCGCGCCTGTACATGGCCGCCCGGAAGCCGTGCAGCATAGGGGAACAGGGCTATTTGCAGACATTCCAGACGGCGCAGAATTTGGCCGCTATCACTCATTGGTGGTGCGGAGCCTGCGCCCTGAACTGGTCAGCGCCCGGAGTGCCGACAGTTCAGAAATTATGGCCCTGCACGCTGCCGACGCGCCTGCCTGGGGCGTGCAATTTCACCCCGAAAGTATCCTGAGTCCGTTTGGGCGGGTGGTGCTGGGTAATTGGCTGAAGATGAGCCGGGCATGGGAACACCAGTGA
- the nirB gene encoding nitrite reductase large subunit NirB, whose amino-acid sequence MSHPTSPAVAQSTLPHVVVVGSGMVSHRFVEQLRAQADAACLRVTVVSEEFRLAYDRVHLSSHFDQPRPDLALATPVGYAELGVNVVFGRASHINHTTRSVSVGNTELSYDVLVLATGSFPFVPPLPGKDAAGCFVYRTLDDLDAIRTAAQALQAAGKSTGVVIGGGLLGLEAAGALGKLGLQTHVVEFAPQLMPAQLDAEGGATLRRTIEGMGIGVHVGKATSEVQVDESGQVTGLAFADGSSLPADLVVFSAGIRPRDELARTSGLSVGERGGITIDDRCVTSDPAVYAVGECALHDGRVYGLVAPGYSMAKVAAASVLTDLGLHEGSSARFTGADLSTKLKLLGVEVGSFGDAKGTTPGARTVSLSDNVRNTYSKLVLSEDGLRVLGGLLVGDTARYSDLLDLTLSGTPLTVPPETLIVPPMPGGAALPASANALICSCENVRSDALCSAIAGGARDVASLKKCTGAGTGCGGCVQVMHGLLQTELRRLGETVSNHLCEHYPHSRQELFDLIRVKGWQSWDEVLEAHGSGMGCEVCKPAVASILASLHNEYVLKPQHAPLQDTNDAFLANIQKNGTYSVMPRIPGGEVTAEGLIAIGEVARKFGLYCKITGGQRIDLLGAQRDDLPAIWTDLIAAGFESGHAYGKSLRTVKSCVGQTWCRYGVQDSTSLAIRLELRYRGLRSPHKLKSGVSGCTRECAEARSKDFGLIATEKGWNLYVGGNGGVTPKHALLLAEGLDETTLITLLDRFLMFYVRTADRLQRTSTWLENLEGGLDYLRAVIVDDKLGICADLDAAITHHVGTYEDEWAAALTDTAGLARFRTFINSDARDNAIEWVDERGQIRPAPLQPVSLHGLTPLPMAGGDD is encoded by the coding sequence ATGTCGCACCCCACCAGTCCAGCTGTCGCCCAAAGCACCTTGCCGCACGTCGTCGTCGTGGGCAGCGGCATGGTCAGCCACCGTTTTGTAGAACAACTCCGCGCACAGGCCGACGCCGCTTGCCTACGCGTCACCGTCGTCAGCGAGGAATTCCGGCTGGCCTATGACCGGGTGCACCTGAGCAGCCATTTTGACCAACCGCGCCCCGATCTGGCGCTGGCGACGCCTGTGGGCTACGCCGAACTGGGCGTGAATGTGGTGTTTGGCCGCGCCAGCCACATCAACCACACCACCCGCAGCGTGAGTGTGGGGAACACTGAACTGAGTTACGACGTGCTGGTGCTGGCAACGGGCAGCTTTCCCTTCGTTCCGCCCCTGCCCGGTAAAGACGCGGCGGGCTGCTTCGTGTACCGCACGCTGGATGATCTGGACGCCATTCGCACGGCGGCGCAGGCATTGCAGGCCGCAGGAAAAAGCACAGGTGTGGTCATCGGCGGCGGGTTGCTAGGGCTGGAAGCAGCGGGCGCACTGGGCAAACTGGGCCTGCAAACGCATGTGGTGGAATTCGCCCCCCAGCTGATGCCCGCGCAACTGGACGCCGAAGGGGGCGCGACGCTGCGCCGCACGATTGAAGGCATGGGCATCGGCGTGCACGTGGGCAAGGCCACCTCTGAGGTGCAGGTGGATGAGAGCGGGCAGGTGACCGGGCTGGCCTTTGCCGACGGCTCTAGCCTGCCTGCCGACTTGGTGGTGTTTTCGGCAGGGATTCGGCCCCGCGACGAACTGGCCCGCACGAGTGGCCTGAGCGTAGGCGAGCGCGGTGGAATCACCATCGATGACCGCTGCGTGACCTCTGACCCGGCGGTGTACGCGGTGGGCGAATGTGCGCTGCACGACGGGCGCGTGTATGGGCTGGTGGCTCCCGGTTACAGCATGGCAAAAGTGGCCGCCGCCAGTGTTCTTACCGATCTGGGCCTTCATGAAGGTTCAAGCGCCCGCTTTACCGGGGCCGACCTTTCTACCAAGCTGAAGCTGCTGGGCGTAGAAGTGGGTAGTTTTGGCGACGCCAAAGGCACCACCCCCGGCGCTCGCACGGTCAGCCTCAGCGACAATGTGCGGAACACGTACAGCAAACTGGTGCTGTCGGAAGACGGATTGCGCGTGCTGGGTGGCCTGCTGGTGGGCGATACGGCCCGCTACAGCGACCTGCTTGACCTGACGCTGAGTGGCACGCCCCTGACCGTGCCGCCCGAAACGCTGATCGTGCCGCCCATGCCCGGTGGCGCGGCCTTACCTGCATCTGCCAACGCCCTGATCTGCTCCTGCGAAAACGTGCGCTCGGACGCCTTGTGCAGCGCCATTGCGGGCGGTGCGCGGGACGTGGCGAGCCTGAAAAAATGCACGGGCGCGGGCACGGGCTGCGGCGGTTGCGTGCAAGTGATGCACGGCCTCCTGCAAACGGAACTGCGGCGGCTGGGCGAAACCGTGTCCAACCACCTCTGCGAACACTACCCGCACTCGCGTCAGGAACTCTTCGACCTGATTCGGGTCAAGGGCTGGCAAAGCTGGGATGAAGTGCTAGAGGCGCACGGCAGCGGCATGGGCTGCGAAGTGTGCAAGCCAGCGGTGGCGAGCATTTTGGCGAGCCTGCACAACGAGTATGTGCTGAAGCCCCAGCACGCGCCGCTGCAAGACACCAACGACGCCTTTCTCGCCAATATCCAGAAAAACGGCACCTACAGCGTGATGCCGCGCATTCCCGGCGGAGAAGTGACGGCAGAAGGGTTGATTGCTATTGGCGAAGTGGCCCGCAAATTCGGCCTGTACTGCAAGATTACGGGCGGGCAACGTATAGACCTGTTGGGCGCACAGCGCGACGATCTGCCCGCCATCTGGACAGACCTGATCGCGGCAGGCTTCGAGAGCGGGCACGCATACGGCAAAAGCTTACGCACGGTCAAAAGCTGTGTGGGACAGACATGGTGCCGCTACGGGGTGCAGGATTCCACCAGCCTCGCCATCCGGCTGGAATTGCGCTACCGGGGCCTGCGCAGCCCGCACAAACTCAAATCGGGGGTATCCGGCTGTACCCGCGAATGCGCCGAGGCCCGCAGTAAGGACTTTGGCCTGATCGCCACCGAAAAAGGCTGGAACCTGTATGTGGGTGGCAACGGAGGCGTCACACCCAAGCACGCGCTGCTGCTGGCCGAGGGGCTGGATGAAACCACGCTGATCACGCTGCTTGACCGCTTCCTGATGTTCTACGTGCGAACCGCTGACCGCCTGCAACGTACCAGCACCTGGCTGGAAAACCTGGAGGGCGGGTTGGACTACCTGCGGGCCGTGATCGTGGACGACAAATTGGGTATCTGCGCCGATCTGGACGCGGCCATAACCCACCACGTCGGCACCTATGAAGACGAATGGGCCGCCGCCCTCACCGACACGGCAGGCTTGGCCCGCTTCCGCACCTTCATCAACAGCGACGCCCGCGACAACGCCATCGAGTGGGTAGACGAACGGGGCCAGATTCGGCCCGCGCCGCTGCAACCTGTCTCGCTGCATGGGCTGACGCCTCTGCCGATGGCGGGCGGAGACGATTAA
- a CDS encoding DUF952 domain-containing protein — MIVHITTRSAWAQAQHIGHYSHPSLVIDDSIHCSTPTTEQVIAVANAYFLGQPYLILLHIDPERLTSALKSEEYEDSGLFFPHVYGPINLDAVLAVADFLPAPDGLFSLSSLTGLTETL, encoded by the coding sequence ATGATCGTTCATATCACCACCCGCTCAGCTTGGGCGCAGGCACAGCACATCGGCCACTATAGCCATCCCAGTCTCGTTATAGACGACTCTATTCATTGCTCCACACCAACCACCGAGCAGGTTATCGCCGTCGCCAACGCTTATTTCTTGGGCCAGCCTTATCTCATCTTGCTGCACATCGATCCCGAACGGCTCACCTCAGCACTCAAGTCCGAGGAATACGAGGACAGTGGGCTGTTTTTCCCGCATGTGTACGGCCCTATCAATCTGGACGCTGTTCTCGCGGTGGCCGACTTCCTTCCCGCGCCAGATGGATTGTTCTCACTTTCCAGTCTGACTGGGTTGACCGAAACCCTGTGA
- the nirD gene encoding nitrite reductase small subunit NirD translates to MMTLTLSSPSTAWVRVCKLDDILPGAGVCALVDGAQVAVFRVTYRGADRIFAVGNHDPYTSANVLSRGLTGSYTAVDGLRFKVASPLLKHAFDLETGVSLDDPALRLPVYAARAKGGDVWIGLAV, encoded by the coding sequence ATGATGACCCTCACCCTTTCTTCTCCGTCTACCGCCTGGGTTCGCGTGTGCAAGCTCGACGATATTTTGCCCGGTGCGGGCGTGTGTGCCCTCGTAGACGGCGCTCAGGTGGCTGTGTTCCGCGTGACCTACCGAGGTGCAGACCGGATTTTTGCAGTGGGCAACCACGATCCCTACACCAGCGCCAATGTGCTGTCTCGCGGGCTGACCGGCAGTTACACGGCGGTAGACGGCCTGCGGTTCAAGGTGGCCTCGCCGCTGCTGAAGCACGCCTTTGACCTGGAAACGGGCGTAAGTCTGGACGACCCCGCCCTGCGCCTGCCCGTGTATGCGGCCCGCGCCAAAGGGGGTGACGTATGGATTGGTTTGGCGGTCTGA
- a CDS encoding quinone-dependent dihydroorotate dehydrogenase — MYRQALRPLLFRLDAEDAHHLSLNLLQAASSIPLWPALARGVTLPGAVQPQLAQTLWGRTFASPVGLAAGLDKNGVAVPAFGAMGFGFLEVGTVTPLPQPGNPRPRLFRLPSDGALINRMGFNNAGAEALQQRLAGEKRPVPVWVNIGKNKDTPNEEAAQDYLKCVRALHAVADGFVINVSSPNTPGLRALQEAAGLGALVRAVREEVEAQSGGETGRVRGGRRAPPVLVKLAPDLHPADFEASVNAVQEAGADGLIISNTTLSRTGLTHAHSAEAGGLSGVPLALRSTALIADAYRQTRGRLPIVGVGGIFTPDGAYAKIRAGASLIELYTGLIYEGPLLPARLNRTLAQYLQRDGFKTVAEAVGVGE; from the coding sequence GTGTACCGCCAAGCCCTCCGCCCGCTGCTGTTTCGTCTGGATGCCGAGGACGCGCATCACCTGAGCCTGAACCTGTTGCAGGCAGCTTCCAGCATTCCGCTGTGGCCTGCGCTGGCACGCGGCGTCACGCTGCCCGGTGCGGTGCAACCGCAGTTGGCGCAAACGCTGTGGGGGCGCACCTTTGCCTCTCCGGTGGGGTTGGCAGCGGGCCTGGATAAAAACGGTGTGGCCGTCCCTGCCTTTGGCGCAATGGGCTTCGGCTTTCTGGAAGTAGGCACGGTGACGCCGCTGCCGCAGCCCGGCAACCCACGCCCGCGCCTGTTCCGCCTGCCGTCCGACGGCGCACTGATCAACCGGATGGGCTTCAACAATGCGGGAGCAGAAGCCTTACAACAGCGTCTGGCAGGGGAAAAACGGCCTGTGCCTGTCTGGGTCAACATCGGCAAAAACAAGGACACGCCCAACGAAGAAGCCGCGCAGGATTACCTGAAATGCGTGCGGGCGCTGCATGCGGTGGCCGATGGGTTTGTCATCAACGTGAGCAGCCCCAACACGCCGGGACTGCGTGCCCTACAGGAAGCCGCAGGCTTGGGAGCGTTGGTGCGGGCTGTGCGGGAAGAAGTGGAGGCGCAAAGCGGGGGCGAGACAGGCCGGGTTCGTGGAGGCCGCCGCGCCCCGCCCGTGCTGGTCAAGCTGGCCCCCGACCTGCACCCCGCCGACTTTGAGGCCAGCGTGAACGCCGTGCAGGAGGCGGGCGCAGACGGCCTGATCATCAGCAACACCACCCTCAGCCGCACCGGACTCACGCACGCCCACTCTGCCGAGGCGGGCGGCCTCAGCGGGGTTCCTCTGGCCCTCCGCAGCACCGCGCTGATCGCCGACGCCTACCGCCAGACGCGGGGCCGCCTGCCGATTGTGGGTGTGGGCGGCATTTTTACCCCCGACGGGGCCTACGCCAAAATCCGCGCCGGGGCCAGCCTGATCGAGTTGTATACAGGCCTGATCTACGAAGGCCCGCTGCTGCCCGCCCGCCTGAACCGCACACTGGCGCAGTATTTGCAGCGCGACGGCTTTAAGACAGTGGCGGAAGCGGTGGGGGTAGGGGAATAA
- a CDS encoding Rrf2 family transcriptional regulator yields MWVSTKAQYGLRALIEIGRRGGEAVPLKDVAERQGLSQHYLEQIASNLRRAGFIRSIRGAHGGYRLARAASAINAYDVVTAMEGSIAPVSCVEDNHVCDSQNVCGTQDLWYRVDAALRDVLGGTTLADLIEQSDRQQHARLVQLEPMRPDVLGLGG; encoded by the coding sequence ATGTGGGTTTCGACCAAAGCGCAATACGGACTTCGTGCCCTGATTGAGATAGGCCGCCGGGGCGGGGAGGCCGTGCCGCTCAAGGATGTGGCCGAGCGCCAGGGCCTTAGCCAGCATTATCTGGAGCAGATCGCCAGCAACCTGCGCCGGGCCGGGTTTATTCGCAGTATTCGCGGCGCACACGGCGGTTACCGTCTGGCGCGGGCGGCGTCGGCCATCAATGCCTACGATGTGGTCACGGCGATGGAAGGCAGCATTGCCCCCGTGTCGTGCGTAGAGGACAACCATGTGTGCGACAGCCAGAACGTGTGCGGCACGCAAGACCTGTGGTACCGCGTAGACGCCGCCCTACGCGACGTATTGGGTGGCACCACACTGGCCGATTTGATAGAGCAGAGTGACCGCCAACAGCACGCCCGTTTGGTGCAACTGGAACCCATGCGGCCTGACGTACTGGGATTGGGCGGGTAG
- a CDS encoding hydroxyacid-oxoacid transhydrogenase, with protein MTHAPSPLETVFTVEATPIKFGPGAAAEAGWELARLGVRRAFVVIDPALLEQAAGQAVLDKLRESGAELILFSDIRVEPDLQSLERAAAAARASGADGFVALGGGSAIDTAKVANLLASCGGGVMDYVNPPIGAGGQPTRALMPLLAIPTTAGSGSEATTVAILDLPELGVKSGISHRLLRPSQAIVDPELTRTAPPQVIAAAGLDVVCHAAESFLSRPYTTRPRPATPAERPPYQGSNPVADLWSGQALRWGGDYLRRAVQDGHDTEARGFMMLGATMAGVGFGSAGVHIPHACAYPIAGLRHSFQSPGYPTDHAFVPHGFSVIVTAPAAFRFTFGASPARHIQAATFLTGQTYAPDDWDALPNALLSLMRDVGAPSGLHALGYVPADLPALVDGALKQQRLLAVAPRMPTAEDLEGIFAASFENWPS; from the coding sequence ATGACCCATGCCCCATCTCCCCTCGAAACCGTCTTTACCGTCGAAGCCACCCCCATCAAGTTTGGGCCGGGAGCGGCGGCAGAAGCAGGCTGGGAACTGGCGCGGTTGGGCGTGCGGCGGGCCTTCGTGGTGATTGATCCGGCCTTGCTGGAACAGGCGGCGGGGCAGGCGGTGCTGGACAAGTTGCGGGAAAGTGGCGCGGAACTGATCCTCTTTTCGGATATCCGTGTGGAGCCGGATTTGCAGAGTTTAGAACGGGCGGCAGCGGCGGCGCGGGCCAGTGGGGCCGATGGGTTCGTGGCGCTGGGCGGCGGCAGCGCCATAGACACGGCCAAAGTTGCCAATCTGCTGGCCTCGTGCGGGGGCGGGGTGATGGACTACGTGAACCCGCCCATCGGCGCAGGCGGTCAGCCCACGCGGGCGCTGATGCCCCTGCTGGCTATTCCCACCACGGCGGGCAGCGGGTCAGAGGCCACCACCGTCGCCATTCTGGATCTGCCTGAACTGGGCGTAAAATCGGGCATCAGTCATCGGCTGCTGCGGCCTTCGCAGGCCATCGTAGACCCGGAATTGACCCGCACCGCGCCGCCTCAGGTCATCGCTGCCGCCGGGCTGGATGTGGTCTGCCACGCTGCCGAAAGTTTCCTGAGCCGCCCCTACACCACGAGGCCGCGCCCCGCCACGCCCGCCGAGCGTCCGCCGTATCAGGGCAGCAATCCGGTGGCCGATTTATGGTCGGGTCAGGCCCTGCGCTGGGGCGGAGACTACCTGCGCCGCGCTGTGCAGGACGGCCACGATACCGAGGCACGCGGCTTCATGATGCTGGGCGCGACGATGGCAGGCGTGGGCTTCGGCTCGGCGGGGGTGCATATTCCGCACGCCTGCGCCTACCCGATTGCGGGCCTGCGCCACAGCTTCCAGTCGCCCGGCTATCCCACCGACCATGCCTTCGTGCCGCACGGCTTTTCGGTCATCGTGACCGCCCCCGCCGCCTTCCGGTTTACCTTTGGGGCCAGCCCTGCACGGCACATTCAGGCCGCCACCTTCTTGACCGGGCAAACCTATGCGCCGGATGACTGGGACGCGCTTCCCAACGCCCTTTTGTCTCTGATGCGTGATGTAGGCGCACCGTCTGGGCTACACGCTCTGGGTTACGTGCCCGCCGATTTGCCTGCACTCGTGGACGGGGCGCTGAAGCAGCAGCGGTTACTGGCGGTTGCGCCCCGGATGCCTACTGCAGAGGATCTTGAAGGAATTTTTGCAGCGAGCTTTGAAAATTGGCCGTCGTAA
- a CDS encoding uroporphyrinogen-III synthase produces the protein MDWFGGLRVLSLESRRSEEMATLIGKYGGVAMVAPSMREQKLDLSAHLTQFEAGLAAGDIHAVACMTGVGSKLFLRDLAALNPQHLETLQRVPMVARGTKPMQALKTFGLTGVSVPKPCTWHEIQDHLIATLAPGQHAVILEYGDATPPAMLHTLKHAGLRVTSIPVYRCAFPADTAPLAHAIRETVLGGQDILLLSSGTQVLHLLKFAARMNLEPELRDAIRRMVVVSIGPACSESAAELGLRIDLEANPHKMGILVRTAAEHGPALLRGRLGKVG, from the coding sequence ATGGATTGGTTTGGCGGTCTGAGGGTACTGAGCCTGGAGTCCCGGCGCTCCGAGGAAATGGCGACCCTGATCGGCAAATACGGCGGCGTGGCGATGGTGGCCCCCAGCATGCGCGAGCAGAAGCTGGATCTGAGCGCCCACCTGACCCAGTTTGAGGCGGGGCTGGCGGCGGGCGACATTCACGCGGTGGCCTGCATGACGGGCGTGGGCAGCAAACTGTTCCTACGCGATCTGGCGGCCCTGAATCCACAGCATCTGGAGACGCTGCAACGTGTTCCGATGGTGGCACGCGGCACGAAGCCCATGCAGGCGCTTAAAACCTTTGGCCTGACCGGGGTGAGTGTGCCCAAGCCCTGCACCTGGCACGAGATTCAGGATCACCTGATTGCCACCCTGGCCCCCGGTCAGCACGCTGTGATTCTGGAATACGGCGACGCCACGCCCCCGGCCATGCTACACACGCTCAAGCACGCGGGCCTGCGCGTGACCAGCATTCCGGTGTACCGTTGCGCCTTCCCCGCCGACACCGCGCCACTGGCTCACGCCATCCGCGAGACTGTGCTCGGCGGCCAGGACATCTTGCTGCTGTCCAGCGGCACACAGGTCTTGCATCTGCTGAAATTTGCGGCCCGCATGAACCTGGAGCCCGAGTTGCGCGACGCGATTCGCCGGATGGTGGTCGTCAGCATCGGCCCCGCGTGCAGCGAGAGTGCCGCCGAACTGGGCCTGAGAATTGATCTGGAGGCCAACCCGCACAAGATGGGCATTCTGGTTCGCACCGCTGCCGAACACGGCCCCGCGCTGCTGCGTGGGCGACTGGGAAAAGTCGGCTAG